A portion of the Corticium candelabrum chromosome 5, ooCorCand1.1, whole genome shotgun sequence genome contains these proteins:
- the LOC134179601 gene encoding transient receptor potential cation channel subfamily A member 1-like, translating into MKARICLDGTMLEEIEVQNGLRQGCCAPVLFNLYTSLAVGKWCSRKKSWRDVIRRNLKDIEMLEEEWCDVAVRKLQRKSGGMCFSGSQGCTWCVRYAPGLSEDKVTREGATSSGRVDEFARRLAKSSTDDVNERNDKEQTPLHCAVENEQDAIVELLCRGSRSGKVIIDPFLKDNHKRTPLHLAVNTGKIELVKAVLSIPQDVNQSGPNDRTPLHLAALDDKPDIANLLLQHGADPLFRDKENNTALGLAIMTGSLPIVDVFLHNCGKFTGSHCMDLLESISGEDESSLLHLAAESGSPEAVVYLLYKNISRVARDSNGCTVIHSASRCGNLAVLRQFSNVDKQLFDLANSEGFTPLHEAARCDHVQAVKFLLTKASGAMPDKCNVSGLTPLLLAAAFGAHNVVRFLLSLKVDCLKNDQHGANVVHLAVGHTKTLRVLAEILQPRGVFEKLLHDQDNEGSTPLHYAANHGGASDVTFFIQHKASAAAVNQNGSTPLHLAAGRGHMQIVAKLCSYSLRILNATDESGRTPLHLACFYGHAKVVSNLLKNGATITEDHDGRTQLHYAAWNGSVDCMKEVVSAYPEELNRTDVEKATPLHLAVVQNHPVMTAYLLDQNVCLSDNKFGQNSLDVALALEKEDCAAMIVKHKRWRENMKPLGSNTKTQFELMVEKMPAVALIMMDNCVASESQPKNKLIFDFRYMQGVTDTKSPVPAMASLHLLEAMLKFRRTACMAHSLCVEFLNSKWRKFGAAVAFTNLAMYLLFLLALMVLIIQFPAYTDDPLNNGKQLQRLLELLHDSKPDNNTHLTLHLKKQFCYGSLGAQMITVVVTILGLLKEIIPLFYEKLKYFKLSNVSELLVYILTLVFVDPFGLILNLYNVPEEACPKVVWQLGSLTVFLAWMVLLLNLRRIPALGIYIVMMMSMMKTLLKVAVVVSLFVLGFGLSFFMLMNTKTSFGIGELSLMRVLVMFLGDLQYENVLPPQTMSSYNVTFCQQQLIIRHSGFDFINQVNHFTSVDTNLTSTSACALVDDYPSPVIFPELSYALFIIFVLLMPVVVLNVLIGLAVGDIAAVQADAALRQIRTQIKLLTRLEHVLPLWILNRFQVLNSVRVEDDKTLHGWICHVIKAADEPSTGEVSKTAQQLTEISSSHRQQDEWLCCIQKTLDKQTNIIKLLATLLKHQRQRPDEISQHTSGQNNGSTSDTEFDSKKEEQHTQFISTPIESDVSIMATEEPRDEFV; encoded by the exons ATGAAGGCAAGAATTTGTTTGGATGGAACAATGCTGGAGGAGATTGAGGTTCAGAATGGTCTGAGACAAGGATGCTGTGCTCCGGTGTTGTTTAATTTGTACACATCTCTGGCTGTAGGGAAATG GTGTAGTCGGAAGAAGTCGTGGAGAGATGTGATAAGAAGAAATCTTAAGGACATTGAAATGTTAGAGGAAGAGTGGTGTGATGTGGCTGTGAG AAAGTTACAGAGAAAGTCAGGTGGTATGTGCTTCAGTGGCAGCCAGGGATGTACATGGTGTGTGAGGTATGCTCCAGGACTTTCAGAAGACAAAGTGACAAGGGAAGGCGCAA CCTCTAGTGGACGTGTTGATGAATTTGCTAGACGCCTAGCCAAGTCATCTACTG ATGATGTAAATGAAAGAAATGATAAGGAGCAAACTCCTCTTCATTGTGCTGTGGAAAACGAGCAGGACGCAATAGTTGAGTTACTGTGTCGGGGTTCAAGGTCAGGCAAGGTTATTATTGATCCTTTCCTAAAAGACAATCACAAAAGAACGCCTCTTCACTTGGCTGTCAATACAGGGAAAATAGAGTTAGTAAAG GCTGTTCTATCAATACCACAGGATGTCAACCAGAGTGGTCCTAATGACAGAACGCCTTTGCACTTGGCAGCTCTTGATGACAAGCCTGATATAGCAAATTTACTG CTTCAACATGGTGCTGATCCATTGTTCAGAGACAAAGAGAACAATACTGCTTTGGGATTAGCCATCATGACCGGATCATTGCCCATTGTTGATGTATTTTTGCATAACTGTGGTAAATTCACTG gttcACATTGTATGGATCTTTTGGAAAGTATCTCAGGAGAAGATGAGAGCAGTTTGTTGCATTTGGCTGCTGAATCGGGCAGTCCGGAAGCAGTTGTGTATCTTCTGTACAAGAATATCAGTAGAGTTGCAAGG GATTCTAATGGATGTACAGTAATTCATAGTGCTAGTCGCTGTGGCAACCtggctgtacttcgccaattTTCAAATGTCGACAAGCAGCTGTTTGACTTAGCTAACTCAGAAGGGTTTACACCTCTACACGA GGCTGCAAGGTGTGATCATGTTCAAGCTGTCAAATTTTTACTTACTAAAGCAAGT GGTGCCATGCCAGACAAATGCAATGTGTCTGGTCTTACACCTCTATTGCTAGCTGCTGCATTTGGAGCTCACAATGTAGTCAGATTTCTTCTTTCCTTAAAAGTAGACTGTCTAAAGAACGACCAGCATGGTGCTAATGTTGTCCATTTAGCAGTTGGTCACACCAAAACATTGAGAGTTCTGGCTGAG ATTCTCCAACCTAGAGGCGTATTTGAAAAGCTCCTTCATGATCAAGACAATGAAGGTTCAACTCCACTGCACTATGCAGCCAATCATGGTGGAGCATCG GATGTAACATTTTTCATTCAACACAAAGCCAGTGCTGCAGCTGTTAACCAGAATGGCTCAACTCCTTTACATCTTGCTGCAGG TCGAGGTCATATGCAAATTGTTGCTAAGCTTTGCTCTTATTCTCTCCGCATACTTAATGCTACTGATGAAAGTGGGAGAACTCCTCTACATCTTGCTTGTTTTTATGGCCACGCCAAAGTTGTATCAAACCTGTTAAAGAATGGAGCAACTATCACAGA AGATCATGATGGTCGTACTCAGTTGCATTATGCTGCCTGGAATGGATCAGTTGATTGTATGAAGGAGGTGGTGTCTGCATATCCTGAAGAATTAAATAGAACGGATGTTGAAAAG GCAACACCTCTTCATTTAGCTGttgtacaaaatcatccaGTTATGACTGCTTATCTCTTGGATCAAAACGTTTGTCTTTCTGACAACAAGTTTGGTCAGAATAGTTTGGATGTTGCTCTTGCACTTGAAAAAGAAGACTGTGCAGCTATGATAGTGaagcataaacg ATGGAGAGAAAATATGAAGCCTCTTGGTAGCAACACAAAAACTCAGTTTGAACTGATGGTGGAGAAAATGCCTGCTGTGGCATTG ATTATGATGGACAACTGTGTAGCATCAGAAAGCCAACCTAAGAATAAA CTCATATTTGACTTTCGGTACATGCAAGGTGTTACAGACACGAAATCTCCAGTTCCTGCAATGGCCTCATTACACTTACTTGAG GCAATGTTGAAGTTTCGACGAACAGCTTGCATGGCTCATTCTCTGTGTGTTGAATTTCTCAACTCTAAGTG GAGAAAGTTTGGAGCTGCCGTGGCTTTCACAAATCTGGCTATGTATTTGTTATTTCTTTTGGCACTGATGGTTTTAATTATTCAATTTCCAGCATACACTGATGACCCACTTAATAATGGAAAACAACTTCAACGTCTTCTG GAACTTTTACATGACAGCAAGccagacaacaacacacatcTTACATTGCATTTAAAG AAACAATTTTGCTATGGCAGTTTAGGAGCACAAATGATTACAGTAGTTGTTACTATCCTTGGATTATTGAAGGAAATCATTCCTTTGTTTTATGAG AAATTGAAATACTTCAAGCTGTCCAATGTCAGTGAGCTGTTGGTGTACATCTTGACTTTAGTTTTTGTGGATCCATTTGGACTCATTCTCAATTTATACAATGTACCTGAAGAAGCCTGCCCTAAAGTCGTGTGGCAACTTGGATCTTTAACTGTGTTTCTTGCATGGATGGTATTACTGCTCAATTTAAGAAG GATACCTGCTCTGGGTATTTACATAGTCATGATGATGTCCATGATGAAGACTTTGTTAAAA GTTGCTGTGGTGGTGTCACTGTTTGTGTTAGGATTTGGTTTGTCTTTCTTTATGCTGATGAATACTAAG ACATCATTTGGTATTGGAGAATTGTCACTAATGAGAGTACTTGTCATGTTTCTTGGGGACTTGCAGTATGAGAATGTCTTACCGCCACAAACAATGAGCAGTTACAACGTGACATTTTGCCAACAGCAACTGATAATTCGTCATAGCGGATTTGACTTTATTAACCAAGTTAATCATTTTACGTCTGTTGACACAAACTTGACAAGCACTTCAGCGTGTGCTCTTGTTGATGACTATCCATCTCCGGTTATTTTTCCTGAGTTGTCGTATGCATTATTTATCATCTTTGTACTACTGATGCCCGTGGTGGTGCTCAATGTATTG ATTGGTCTTGCAGTTGGTGACATTGCTGCTGTTCAAGCAGATGCCGCATTGAGGCAAATTCGTACACAG ATTAAATTGCTAACACGCTTAGAACATGTTCTTCCATTATGGATTCTCAACCGTTTTCAAGTTTTGAACAGTGTTCGAGTTGAAGATGACAAAACACTGCATGGCTGG ATTTGTCATGTCATCAAAGCTGCTGATGAGCCAAGCACAGGCGAAGTGTCTAAAACTGCTCAGCAGCTGACAGAAATATCATCTAGTCATCGCCAACAGGATGAATG GCTTTGTTGCATCCAGAAGACTTTGGATAAGCAAACGAATATAATCAAGTTGCTAGCGACTTTACTAAAACATCAGCGTCAGCGTCCTGATGAGATATCTCAGCATACTTCTGGGCAAAACAACGGCAGCACCAGTGATACTGAATTTGATAGTAAGAAGGAGGAGCAGCATACTCAATTTATATCAACACCCATTGAATCAGATGTGTCGATCATGGCAACTGAAGAACCCCGAGATGaatttgtgtga